A portion of the Segatella copri DSM 18205 genome contains these proteins:
- the leuB gene encoding 3-isopropylmalate dehydrogenase, giving the protein MKLNIAVLAGDGIGPEIMKQGVAVMQAIAEKFNHEFTYNEAICGAHAIDEVGDPFPEETFKTCMDADAVLFAAVGDPRFDNNPTAKVRPEQGLLAMRKKLGLFANVRPVATFDCLLHKSPLKDELLKGADFVVIRELTGGMYFGEKYQDNDKAYDTDIYTRPEIERILKVAFEFAMKRNKHLTVVDKANVLASSRLWRQIAKEMEPQYPEVNTDYMFIDNASMRVLTEPTFFDVIVTENTFGDILTDETSCITGSMGLQPSSSLGEHTPLFEPVHGSWPQAAGKNLANPVAQILSAAMLLEHFGLNEEGALIRKAVDASLDANVRTPEIQVEGGAQYGTTEVGAWIVNWIKNA; this is encoded by the coding sequence ATGAAATTAAACATTGCAGTTCTCGCCGGTGATGGTATCGGACCAGAGATTATGAAGCAGGGCGTAGCAGTTATGCAGGCCATTGCAGAGAAGTTCAACCACGAGTTTACTTATAACGAGGCTATCTGCGGCGCTCACGCCATCGACGAGGTAGGTGATCCATTCCCAGAGGAGACCTTCAAGACTTGTATGGATGCTGATGCTGTACTCTTCGCAGCCGTTGGCGACCCACGTTTCGACAACAACCCTACAGCCAAGGTTCGTCCTGAGCAGGGTTTGCTCGCTATGCGTAAGAAGTTGGGCCTCTTCGCCAATGTTCGCCCAGTAGCCACATTCGATTGCCTGCTCCACAAGTCACCATTGAAGGATGAACTCCTGAAGGGTGCTGACTTCGTAGTTATCCGCGAGTTGACTGGCGGTATGTATTTCGGTGAGAAGTATCAGGATAACGATAAGGCATACGATACAGATATCTATACCCGTCCTGAGATTGAGCGCATCCTGAAGGTAGCTTTCGAGTTTGCCATGAAGCGCAACAAGCACTTGACAGTAGTAGATAAGGCAAACGTATTGGCATCTTCTCGTCTCTGGCGTCAGATTGCCAAGGAGATGGAGCCACAGTATCCTGAGGTAAACACCGATTATATGTTCATCGACAACGCTTCTATGCGCGTATTGACTGAGCCTACATTCTTCGATGTTATTGTTACAGAGAATACCTTCGGTGATATCCTGACCGATGAGACTTCTTGCATCACCGGTTCTATGGGCTTGCAGCCATCTAGCTCTCTCGGTGAGCACACACCATTGTTCGAGCCTGTTCATGGTTCATGGCCACAGGCAGCTGGCAAGAACCTGGCTAACCCAGTAGCTCAGATTCTTTCTGCAGCTATGTTGTTAGAGCACTTCGGCTTGAACGAGGAGGGCGCCTTGATCCGCAAGGCAGTAGATGCTTCTCTCGATGCCAATGTCCGCACACCTGAAATTCAGGTTGAGGGTGGTGCTCAGTATGGCACAACTGAGGTTGGTGCATGGATCGTTAACTGGATTAAGAATGCTTAA
- the leuD gene encoding 3-isopropylmalate dehydratase small subunit: MKQKFNVITSSCIPLPLENVDTDQIIPARFLKAIDKEGMGDNLFRDWRYNADGTPKPDFVMNDPSYSGVILVAGKNFGSGSSREHAAWAIAGAGFRVVISSFFADIHKNNELNNLVLPVVVSEEFLKELFESIDKDHKTEVKVDLPNQTVTNLATGKSEHFEINGYKKHCLENGLDDVDFLVQNRDKVEAWEAKNK; this comes from the coding sequence ATGAAACAGAAATTCAATGTAATTACATCAAGCTGCATTCCTCTTCCTTTGGAGAATGTAGATACAGACCAGATCATCCCAGCCCGTTTCCTCAAGGCCATCGATAAAGAGGGCATGGGCGACAACCTCTTCCGCGACTGGCGCTACAATGCCGACGGAACTCCAAAGCCAGACTTCGTGATGAACGACCCTTCTTACAGTGGTGTCATCCTCGTAGCTGGCAAGAACTTCGGCTCCGGTTCTTCCCGTGAGCACGCTGCCTGGGCTATCGCAGGTGCAGGCTTCCGTGTAGTCATCAGCTCTTTCTTTGCTGATATCCACAAGAACAACGAGTTGAACAACCTCGTATTGCCAGTAGTAGTAAGCGAGGAATTCCTGAAGGAACTCTTCGAGAGCATCGACAAGGATCACAAGACAGAGGTGAAGGTAGATCTTCCTAACCAGACTGTGACCAATCTTGCTACCGGCAAGAGCGAGCACTTCGAAATCAACGGCTACAAGAAACACTGTTTGGAGAATGGTTTGGACGATGTAGACTTCCTCGTTCAGAACCGCGACAAGGTTGAGGCTTGGGAAGCTAAAAACAAGTAA
- a CDS encoding 2-isopropylmalate synthase yields the protein MSDRLYIFDTTLRDGEQVPGCQLNTVEKIQVAKQLEQLGVDVIEAGFPISSPGDFNSVVEISKAVTWPTICALTRAVEKDIDCAAEALQYAKHKRIHTGIGTSDSHIKYKFNSTREEIIERAVAAVKYAKKYVEDVEFYAEDAGRTDNEYLARVVEAVVKAGATVVNIPDTTGYCLPDEYGDKIKYLMEHVDGIDKARLSTHCHNDLGMATANTLQGVLNGARQVEVTINGIGERAGNTSLEEIAMILKCHKHINIDTNINTTKIIPTSRMVSSLMNMPVQPNKAIVGRNAFAHSSGIHQDGVLKNVQTYEIIDPKDVGLDDNAIVLTARSGRAALKYRLHVNGVEINDEEKLDKIYKKFLQLADKKKEVTDEDVLMLAGADSADKHGVQLDWLQVTTGKGVKSVSSIGLDIAGQKFEAASSGNGPVDAAINALKKVITKEMNLKEFTIQAIDKGSDDVGKVHMQVEYDGHVYYGFGADTDIVTASVEAYIDCINKFKVR from the coding sequence ATGAGTGACAGATTATACATTTTCGACACGACCCTCCGCGATGGCGAACAGGTTCCGGGATGTCAGTTGAACACAGTTGAGAAGATTCAGGTGGCAAAGCAACTGGAGCAGTTGGGCGTGGATGTAATTGAGGCTGGATTTCCAATATCAAGTCCGGGCGACTTCAATTCAGTGGTAGAAATCTCTAAGGCTGTAACCTGGCCTACTATTTGTGCACTTACCCGTGCCGTAGAAAAAGATATTGATTGTGCTGCTGAGGCTTTGCAGTATGCCAAGCATAAGAGAATCCATACCGGTATCGGTACCAGCGACAGTCATATCAAGTATAAGTTCAATTCTACCCGCGAGGAAATCATCGAACGTGCTGTAGCTGCTGTCAAGTATGCTAAAAAGTATGTTGAGGACGTAGAGTTCTATGCTGAGGATGCAGGCCGTACTGATAATGAGTATCTGGCTCGTGTCGTAGAGGCTGTTGTCAAGGCGGGTGCTACTGTAGTGAACATTCCTGATACTACAGGTTATTGTTTGCCTGATGAATATGGTGACAAAATCAAGTATCTCATGGAGCATGTTGATGGCATTGACAAGGCACGCCTTTCTACCCACTGTCATAACGACCTCGGTATGGCTACTGCCAATACCCTGCAGGGTGTTTTGAATGGTGCACGCCAGGTTGAGGTTACCATCAATGGTATCGGTGAGCGTGCAGGTAATACTTCTCTCGAAGAGATTGCCATGATTCTGAAGTGTCACAAGCATATCAATATTGATACCAACATCAATACCACCAAGATTATTCCTACCTCACGCATGGTGAGCAGCCTGATGAATATGCCTGTCCAGCCGAACAAGGCTATCGTGGGTCGCAATGCGTTTGCTCATTCTTCCGGTATCCATCAGGATGGTGTCTTGAAGAATGTCCAGACTTACGAAATCATTGATCCTAAGGATGTGGGATTGGATGACAATGCTATCGTATTGACTGCCCGTTCAGGTCGTGCTGCATTGAAGTACCGTCTCCATGTCAATGGTGTAGAGATAAATGATGAGGAGAAGCTCGACAAGATTTACAAGAAGTTCCTCCAACTGGCTGATAAGAAGAAGGAAGTTACCGATGAGGATGTTTTGATGCTTGCCGGTGCTGATTCTGCTGATAAGCATGGTGTTCAGCTCGACTGGTTGCAGGTTACTACAGGTAAGGGCGTGAAGAGCGTGTCAAGTATCGGTCTTGATATTGCAGGTCAGAAGTTTGAGGCTGCATCATCTGGTAACGGTCCGGTAGATGCTGCTATCAATGCTCTCAAGAAGGTCATCACCAAGGAGATGAACCTCAAGGAGTTCACCATCCAGGCTATCGACAAGGGCTCTGATGATGTGGGCAAGGTTCACATGCAGGTGGAATACGATGGTCATGTATATTATGGCTTCGGTGCAGATACCGACATCGTTACGGCTTCTGTTGAGGCTTACATCGATTGTATCAACAAGTTCAAGGTAAGATAA
- the dnaB gene encoding replicative DNA helicase, whose product MAENNKNKNKVQIDPTYAHLQPQAVNVEQAVLGALMIDSDAFSVVSELLKPDTFYDPRHKRIFQAIQVMNMEERPVDIMTLADQLAKTGELDKVGGAQYLMDISAGMASAAHVESHARILAQKYMQRQLIHYAGDIETMAYEEGVDVDELMQKAEGELFQLSQNNMKQDYTQIEPVVKEAVAILQRAAQNSGGLTGIPTGYRGLDDITSGWQPSDLVIIAGRPAMGKTSFALSIAKNVAVDYDVPIGFFSLEMNNVQLVNRLISNVCEISGKKILNGQLEQPEWERLDKKLRKLTGAPIYIDDTPGLSVFELRTKARRLVREKGVKLLMIDYLQLMNANGMKFGSRQEEVSTISRSLKGIAKELNIPVLALSQLSRNVENREGLEGKRPQLSDLRESGAIEQDADMVLFVHRPEYYHIYQDEKGNDLHGMAQIIIAKHRKGSVGDVLLNFRGEFTRFQDPQDAAAAPVEEGGEIVGSRMNGGGLDGSPLPPPPAENLPF is encoded by the coding sequence ATGGCGGAGAATAATAAAAATAAGAATAAGGTACAGATAGATCCAACCTACGCCCATTTGCAGCCGCAGGCTGTGAATGTGGAGCAGGCGGTACTGGGTGCCTTGATGATAGATTCTGATGCCTTTTCGGTGGTGTCGGAGTTGCTCAAGCCGGATACTTTTTATGACCCGCGTCATAAGAGAATATTTCAGGCTATCCAGGTGATGAACATGGAGGAACGGCCTGTGGATATCATGACTCTTGCCGATCAGTTAGCCAAGACTGGCGAACTGGATAAGGTGGGAGGAGCACAATATCTCATGGATATTTCTGCAGGCATGGCTTCGGCTGCCCATGTAGAGTCGCATGCCCGTATCCTGGCGCAGAAATATATGCAGCGCCAGCTGATTCATTATGCCGGCGACATCGAGACGATGGCGTATGAAGAAGGTGTGGATGTGGATGAACTGATGCAGAAAGCTGAAGGTGAACTCTTCCAGCTTTCGCAGAACAATATGAAGCAGGATTATACACAGATTGAGCCGGTTGTAAAGGAGGCCGTTGCCATCTTGCAGCGCGCCGCTCAGAACTCGGGTGGTCTTACCGGTATTCCTACGGGTTATCGTGGATTGGATGATATAACATCAGGTTGGCAACCGTCCGACCTTGTGATAATCGCCGGTCGTCCTGCCATGGGTAAGACTTCCTTTGCATTGAGTATTGCCAAGAATGTGGCGGTAGATTATGATGTGCCTATCGGATTCTTCTCTCTGGAAATGAATAACGTTCAGTTGGTGAACCGACTCATCTCGAATGTTTGCGAGATTTCGGGTAAGAAAATACTGAACGGACAATTGGAACAGCCAGAATGGGAACGGTTGGATAAAAAACTGAGAAAACTGACAGGTGCACCTATTTATATTGATGATACGCCTGGTCTTTCTGTTTTCGAACTCCGTACCAAGGCGCGCCGACTGGTAAGGGAAAAGGGTGTTAAACTGTTGATGATCGACTATCTCCAGCTGATGAATGCCAATGGTATGAAGTTTGGTAGCCGTCAGGAGGAGGTGTCTACCATCTCCCGTTCGCTCAAAGGTATTGCCAAAGAGCTGAATATTCCTGTGCTTGCTCTTTCGCAGCTCTCCCGTAATGTAGAGAACCGTGAGGGTTTGGAAGGAAAGCGACCTCAGTTGAGTGACCTCCGTGAATCCGGTGCCATCGAGCAGGATGCCGATATGGTGCTTTTCGTTCACCGCCCGGAATATTATCACATCTATCAGGATGAAAAGGGTAATGACCTTCATGGTATGGCACAGATTATCATTGCCAAGCACCGTAAGGGCTCTGTTGGAGATGTTCTCCTGAACTTCCGTGGAGAATTTACCCGATTCCAGGATCCGCAGGATGCTGCAGCAGCACCTGTCGAAGAAGGTGGTGAGATTGTAGGCTCTAGAATGAATGGCGGAGGGCTGGATGGTAGTCCGCTACCACCGCCGCCTGCAGAGAATCTGCCTTTCTAA
- a CDS encoding alpha-isopropylmalate synthase regulatory domain-containing protein: MNVNAKRDNSRIKEIEIMDCTLRDGEQTNGVSFLPHEKLMIARMLLHDINVDRIEVASARVSEGEKDAVARICRYAKTIGKLDSVEVLGFVDNNKSVDWIAECGGHVINLLAKGSYKHCTQQLKMSPEEHLAHIKQTIGYALSKGFTVNLYLEDWSSGMRDSRDYLFMMMDELVKQPIKRFLLPDTLGILNPLQCVEYMRQMVRRYPNSHFDFHAHNDYDLAVSNSLAAVLSGAKGLHVTVNGLGERCGNAPLASVQVILKDMFEAKTNIKEDRLNDISRLVEGYSGIAVAPNTPVVGDNVFTQVAGVHADGDNKDKLYCNDLVPERFGRHREYALGKNSGKANIVQNLNELGLELTPEQTKAVTKRITELGDRKELVTQDDLPYIVSDVLKHGAPEDKVKLVSYMVSTSYGLKPIASVKVEIEGKEYEDQSSGDGQYDAFVKALRNIYKVKLGKTFPKLDNYQVTIPPGGRTDALVQTVITWREGDRIWRTRGLDADQTEAAIKATLKMINMYEADKSDDQAVSPRNLDME; this comes from the coding sequence ATGAACGTTAACGCAAAGAGAGATAATTCCCGTATCAAGGAGATTGAAATCATGGACTGCACGCTGCGCGACGGCGAGCAGACCAATGGTGTCAGTTTCCTTCCTCACGAGAAGTTGATGATAGCAAGAATGCTGTTGCACGACATCAATGTAGATCGCATTGAGGTGGCTTCAGCGCGTGTGTCAGAAGGTGAAAAGGATGCTGTCGCTCGAATTTGCCGTTATGCTAAGACTATAGGTAAACTGGATTCCGTTGAGGTATTGGGATTCGTGGATAACAACAAGAGTGTGGATTGGATTGCTGAATGCGGCGGTCATGTCATTAACCTCTTGGCTAAGGGTAGCTACAAGCACTGCACCCAGCAACTCAAGATGTCGCCAGAGGAGCATCTCGCTCATATCAAGCAGACCATCGGCTATGCTTTGAGCAAGGGATTCACCGTGAATCTCTACTTGGAGGACTGGTCGAGCGGTATGCGTGACAGTCGTGACTATCTCTTCATGATGATGGATGAGTTGGTAAAACAGCCTATCAAGCGCTTCCTTCTTCCTGATACGTTGGGTATTCTGAACCCATTGCAGTGTGTGGAGTATATGCGCCAGATGGTGCGCCGTTATCCGAATTCTCACTTCGACTTCCATGCCCATAACGACTACGATCTGGCTGTGAGCAACTCGCTGGCTGCCGTATTGAGCGGTGCCAAGGGTCTTCACGTTACCGTGAATGGTCTAGGTGAGCGTTGTGGCAATGCACCATTGGCAAGTGTTCAGGTGATTCTGAAAGACATGTTCGAGGCAAAGACCAATATTAAGGAAGACCGTCTGAACGATATTTCCCGATTGGTTGAAGGATATAGTGGCATTGCCGTGGCTCCGAATACTCCGGTAGTAGGAGACAACGTCTTTACTCAGGTAGCTGGTGTGCATGCCGATGGTGACAACAAGGACAAGCTTTATTGCAACGACCTGGTACCTGAGCGTTTCGGCAGACATCGTGAGTATGCGTTGGGTAAGAACTCTGGCAAGGCGAATATCGTGCAGAACCTCAATGAACTGGGATTGGAACTGACGCCTGAGCAGACCAAGGCGGTGACCAAGCGAATCACAGAACTCGGTGACCGTAAGGAACTGGTAACCCAGGACGACCTGCCATACATCGTGAGTGATGTGTTGAAGCATGGAGCTCCAGAGGATAAGGTGAAACTGGTAAGTTACATGGTATCAACCTCATACGGTTTGAAGCCTATAGCCAGCGTGAAGGTAGAAATAGAGGGTAAAGAGTATGAAGACCAGAGCTCCGGTGATGGTCAGTATGATGCTTTCGTGAAAGCTCTCCGCAATATCTACAAGGTGAAGCTCGGCAAGACCTTCCCTAAGCTCGACAACTATCAGGTAACTATCCCACCTGGTGGTCGTACAGATGCCCTCGTTCAGACCGTCATTACCTGGCGTGAAGGAGATCGTATCTGGCGCACCCGAGGCTTGGATGCTGACCAGACAGAAGCAGCTATCAAGGCAACGCTGAAGATGATTAATATGTATGAGGCAGATAAGAGCGACGATCAGGCTGTTTCGCCTCGAAATCTTGATATGGAATAA
- the leuC gene encoding 3-isopropylmalate dehydratase large subunit: MNTLFDKIWDKHVVQIVPDGPTQLYIDRLYCHEVTSPQAFAGMRARGLKMFRPDQIFCMPDHNTPTHDQDKPIEDPISKKQVDTLAKNTADFGVTHFAMNTKDNGIIHVVGPEKGLSLPGMTIVCGDSHTSTHGAMGAVAFGIGTSEVEMVMASQCILQSKPKSMRISINGKLSKGVTAKDVALYLMSQLTTSGATGYFVEYSGDVVKDMSMEGRLTLCNLSIEMGARGGFVAPDETTFEYIKGREYAPKGEEWDKAVAYWKTLKSGDDAVFDKELTFEAKDIEPRITYGTNPGMGIGITGNIPTLDEIPEEEQAGFKKSLNYMGFQPGEKLEGHPIDYVFLGACTNGRIEDFRAFASLVKGKKKADGVTAWLVPGSWLVDKQIREEGIDKIVEAAGFEIRQPGCSACLAMNDDKIPAGKYSVSTSNRNFEGRQGPGSRTILASPYVAAAAAITGKITDPREFM, translated from the coding sequence ATGAATACATTATTCGACAAGATTTGGGACAAACACGTTGTCCAGATTGTTCCGGACGGTCCTACACAGCTTTACATCGACCGTCTCTATTGTCACGAAGTAACATCACCTCAGGCATTCGCTGGTATGCGAGCACGCGGACTCAAGATGTTCCGTCCAGACCAGATTTTCTGTATGCCTGACCACAATACTCCAACCCACGATCAGGATAAACCAATCGAGGATCCTATCTCAAAGAAGCAGGTAGATACCTTGGCAAAGAATACCGCTGATTTCGGTGTAACTCACTTTGCCATGAACACAAAGGATAATGGTATCATCCACGTAGTAGGTCCTGAGAAGGGTCTTTCTCTTCCTGGTATGACCATCGTTTGCGGTGACTCTCATACTTCTACTCATGGTGCCATGGGTGCCGTAGCTTTCGGTATCGGTACTTCTGAGGTCGAGATGGTGATGGCTTCACAATGTATTCTCCAGAGCAAGCCAAAGTCTATGCGCATCAGCATCAACGGTAAGCTCAGCAAGGGCGTTACTGCCAAGGACGTTGCTCTCTATCTGATGAGCCAGCTCACTACTTCTGGTGCTACCGGTTACTTCGTTGAGTACAGTGGCGATGTAGTGAAGGATATGTCTATGGAAGGTCGTCTTACACTCTGTAACCTCTCTATCGAGATGGGTGCCCGTGGTGGTTTCGTAGCTCCTGATGAGACAACATTCGAGTACATCAAGGGTCGTGAATATGCACCTAAGGGTGAAGAGTGGGACAAGGCTGTGGCTTACTGGAAGACCTTGAAGAGTGGCGATGATGCTGTATTCGACAAGGAGTTGACTTTCGAGGCAAAGGATATCGAACCACGTATCACCTATGGTACCAACCCAGGTATGGGTATCGGCATTACCGGGAATATCCCAACTCTCGATGAGATTCCTGAGGAAGAGCAGGCTGGTTTCAAGAAGAGCCTCAACTACATGGGCTTCCAGCCAGGCGAGAAACTCGAGGGGCATCCTATCGATTATGTATTCTTGGGCGCATGTACCAATGGTCGTATTGAAGACTTCCGTGCTTTCGCTTCTCTTGTTAAAGGAAAGAAGAAGGCAGATGGTGTAACTGCTTGGCTTGTACCAGGTTCATGGTTGGTTGATAAACAAATACGTGAAGAGGGAATTGATAAGATTGTTGAGGCTGCCGGCTTCGAAATCCGTCAGCCTGGATGCTCTGCCTGCCTGGCAATGAACGATGATAAGATTCCTGCAGGCAAGTACTCTGTAAGTACATCCAACCGTAACTTCGAGGGTCGTCAGGGACCAGGTTCCCGCACCATCCTTGCCAGTCCATACGTAGCAGCTGCTGCCGCTATTACAGGTAAGATTACTGACCCAAGAGAGTTTATGTAA
- a CDS encoding metallophosphoesterase family protein yields the protein MHKIISYILSVCCLCMMASCDTVFDVHPYDVQIDGARNLNVTNIQKIEAAVKSKDTIRFAMISDSHQWLDDLKSEVNDINRRSDSLDFVIHCGDLTDFGATREFQWTRDHLQKLKIPFVALLGNHDCLGTGNQSYQKIFGNPDFSFIAGKVKFVCLNTNAIEFDYSRPVPNFDFMEEQVKADADDFSRTIVCMHAAPYSEQFNNNVAKVFNFYTHQFPGLMCCLYGHGHHTKQEDIYGDGIIYYQVANAAKHQYYIFTITPTDYRYEIIEF from the coding sequence ATGCATAAAATTATTTCCTATATCCTGTCTGTTTGTTGTCTCTGTATGATGGCATCCTGCGATACCGTCTTCGATGTTCACCCGTATGATGTGCAAATCGATGGGGCAAGAAACTTGAATGTTACCAATATTCAGAAGATTGAGGCTGCAGTCAAGTCGAAAGATACAATCCGTTTTGCTATGATCAGTGATTCGCACCAGTGGTTGGATGATTTGAAGAGTGAGGTTAATGATATCAATCGCCGCAGTGATTCCCTCGATTTCGTGATTCATTGTGGAGACCTTACCGACTTTGGTGCTACCCGTGAGTTTCAGTGGACCCGTGACCATCTTCAGAAGTTGAAGATACCTTTCGTGGCTCTGCTGGGTAATCATGACTGTTTGGGAACAGGTAACCAGTCTTATCAGAAAATCTTTGGTAATCCGGATTTCAGTTTCATCGCCGGTAAGGTAAAGTTTGTCTGTCTCAATACCAATGCCATAGAGTTTGACTATTCCCGCCCTGTACCTAATTTCGATTTCATGGAAGAGCAGGTTAAGGCAGATGCAGATGACTTTTCGCGTACCATTGTCTGTATGCATGCTGCCCCTTATTCAGAGCAGTTTAATAATAATGTAGCTAAGGTCTTCAATTTTTATACGCATCAGTTCCCAGGTTTGATGTGCTGCCTTTACGGTCATGGTCATCATACCAAGCAAGAAGATATTTATGGCGATGGCATTATCTATTATCAGGTGGCCAATGCCGCTAAGCATCAGTACTATATATTCACCATTACTCCAACAGATTATCGTTATGAAATTATTGAGTTTTAA
- a CDS encoding ABC transporter substrate-binding protein yields MNKFKTFTALMLLLAIGFAGCGKSEAERHRLSKKEKARLDSLDRAALKIAVMPTMDCLPIFLACDDSIFQQQGVDVHLRRYTAQMDCDTAIERKRVEGAVTDLIRAHHIEKRGTALTYPISTNLYWQFITNKRSRISELKQLSDKMVAMTRYSATDYLATLAIDSGKPKYDAYKVQINDLNIRLRMLLNNEMDAMLLPEPQATKARLEQHVKLFDSRDKNLQLGVVAFRKKILSEPRRKDQVAKFIKAYNIAVDSINSRGVQHYARIITKYTGADAETISNLPKLKYEHAMEPRRRDLAVAQK; encoded by the coding sequence ATGAATAAGTTCAAAACGTTTACAGCCTTGATGCTCTTGCTGGCTATAGGATTTGCAGGATGTGGCAAGTCGGAAGCAGAACGTCATCGCTTGAGCAAGAAGGAAAAGGCTAGATTGGATAGCCTAGACCGTGCTGCGCTGAAGATAGCGGTGATGCCAACAATGGACTGCCTGCCAATCTTTCTGGCATGTGATGACAGTATCTTCCAGCAGCAAGGTGTAGACGTACATTTGCGTAGATATACTGCACAAATGGATTGTGATACTGCTATCGAGCGCAAGCGCGTAGAGGGAGCCGTGACCGATCTGATTCGTGCTCATCATATAGAGAAACGGGGTACTGCTTTGACGTATCCTATTTCTACCAATCTTTATTGGCAGTTTATCACCAATAAGCGTTCGCGTATATCCGAACTGAAACAACTGTCAGATAAGATGGTGGCAATGACCCGCTACTCTGCAACTGATTATCTGGCTACTTTAGCAATCGATAGCGGTAAGCCTAAATATGATGCTTATAAGGTTCAAATCAACGATTTGAACATCCGTCTGCGTATGTTGCTTAACAACGAGATGGATGCCATGTTGCTGCCAGAACCTCAAGCTACCAAAGCCCGACTTGAACAGCATGTAAAACTCTTTGACAGCAGAGATAAGAACTTGCAGTTGGGTGTTGTTGCTTTCCGCAAGAAAATACTTTCAGAGCCGCGCCGTAAAGACCAAGTTGCCAAGTTTATCAAGGCGTATAATATTGCTGTTGATAGCATAAACAGTCGTGGGGTACAGCATTATGCAAGAATCATCACAAAATATACGGGTGCCGATGCTGAAACCATCAGTAATCTTCCAAAACTTAAATATGAACACGCTATGGAGCCAAGACGTCGTGACCTGGCTGTAGCACAAAAATAA
- a CDS encoding tetratricopeptide repeat protein, with the protein MKSFYTLLLASMVSLSVSAQNVDADKARAAQNQALRDSLSKATEVLAYHPDSIDLRLKKAAWNIQLEQWQYAKDDLDKVLFLNNTNIAGLFYRAFVNEKLLRYNFARLDYQNLLVLVPGNFQAQLGLALLNEKDKHYTEAYDGINSLIEQYPDSAMAYAARGGMEKERGMLELAEFDYAKAMELDAGNEDFAFNHVDILILLGRKDEAYRDLKKLLDAGCQPGRLQNFYARLKKKKK; encoded by the coding sequence ATGAAAAGTTTTTATACATTATTATTGGCATCGATGGTTTCTTTGTCTGTATCTGCGCAGAACGTAGATGCCGACAAGGCACGTGCTGCTCAGAATCAAGCCTTGCGCGATTCACTCTCCAAGGCTACAGAAGTGCTTGCATATCATCCCGATAGTATCGATCTGCGACTGAAAAAGGCTGCTTGGAATATCCAGTTGGAGCAATGGCAATATGCGAAGGATGATCTTGATAAGGTACTCTTTCTGAACAATACCAATATCGCCGGTTTGTTCTATCGTGCCTTTGTCAATGAGAAGTTGCTCCGTTATAACTTTGCACGTCTAGATTATCAGAATCTTCTGGTACTTGTTCCTGGCAACTTCCAGGCGCAACTCGGTCTGGCTTTGCTCAATGAGAAAGATAAGCATTATACCGAGGCTTACGATGGCATTAACAGTCTGATAGAGCAGTATCCTGACAGTGCGATGGCTTATGCTGCAAGAGGTGGCATGGAGAAGGAGAGGGGTATGCTTGAGCTGGCAGAGTTTGATTACGCCAAGGCGATGGAGTTGGATGCCGGTAATGAGGATTTTGCTTTCAATCATGTAGACATCCTGATTCTGCTTGGAAGAAAGGACGAAGCCTATCGTGATTTGAAGAAACTGCTCGATGCCGGTTGTCAGCCAGGTCGTTTGCAGAATTTCTATGCAAGGTTGAAAAAGAAGAAAAAGTAG